The Shewanella mesophila genome contains the following window.
TAATGTGTAGCGCACAACCGACATAAACGGCAATGATCACCTTAAGCAAAGGGGCCAGCATGTCGACACCATATTGCCCTGCGACCCAGGCCATCAAACCAAACACACCGTAGGGTGCTAACTTCATCACCATATCGGTCAGCTTATACATGGCCTCTGCCAAGCTCTCAAACACTTTTATCGCGGGCTTACCATGATCACCGATTAATACCAAAGAGATCCCCAGCGCCACGGCGAAAACGATCACTTGCAGTATCTGGCCATTAGCTAACGCTGCAATAGGATTAGTTGGCACGATATTGATTAAGGTCTCCATCACAGAAGGGACCTCTTTTGCCACAGCAACGCCGAGATCAGAGGTCATATGTAACCCTGCACCAGGCTGCATAATATAACCAATAGCAAGACCTAGCGTGATGGCAATCGAGGTCGTTCCTAAATAGAAAGCAAACGATTTGAAACCGATCCGCCCCATCTTTGCCGTATCCTGCATAGAGGTCACGCCAACAATCAGAGAGCAAAACACCAGAGGAACGATTAACATCTTAATCGTATTAACAAAAAGCGTCCCGATAGGCTTGAGTACCACAGCTTGTTCGCCAAGCCCAATGCCCACTACGATCCCCAAGATCATACCAATAAGAATTTGCAGCCAAAGAGGCACAGACATCCAGCCAGACCAGACTCGGCCCAACCAAGAGGAGGATTGTTGAGACATGTTTTTAACCTTGAATTAGAGAGTGATTTCGCCCAGCGATAACTTAAGCTACTAGATACGCAGCCTGACTATCATGCAGACACAGTAAGGAACTTAATTTTATCACAGCAAACGCTAATGGTGTGTGATGCATGTCATGGCCAATATCAATTAAGACTGACGCCTCAAGCCTCAAACTGATAAGAGGGTTTTGGCTTATCAAACTCTAATGTATGTAACGCTGCAGGCGGCTGCTCTCTCTCAATTAAGTGACTCCAGTAAGCATCATCGAAGCCGTGAAAAAACTGCCCCTGCTTACCTTGTGACCGTAAGATAATTTGCCACCAGACGAGTCCCCAGACCCCAAAAGTGACTAAGGTTAATAGGAAGTGCCAATGATGTTCGATCTTATCGAGCTGAAAACGATACGCTTCTATACAACTAATATTGCAGTGATTTTTTCTAGATGCAGCCTTATCTTTATTCCTGGTGCGTAGCGGTTTTTGTGGCTGTTCATGTTTCATAACCTCACCTATTCCAGCTAACCATAGTGCATAATAAAAAGTCTAGCAGAGTTAGACTTTAGTCGTAGCCTATTGCTGAAATATTCTCTCTAACTCGCCGTAGAATACATGCTAAAGTAGCGATCTTATTAAGGAGAAAATGATGCAAATAAGAAAAGGTCAACAAGCAGATCTGAGCGCTTTAGTGCAATTTAATCAGGCGATGGCCAATGAAACCGAAGGATTACAACTCGATGAACAGATCCTATCTAAAGGGGTAAAAACCTTATTAGATCATCCCGAAAAAGGATTTTATCTAGTTGCTGAACAAGCTGGGGAAATTCTAGGATCACTCATGGTCACCTATGAATGGAGTGATTGGCGCGCCAAAGACTATTATTGGATCCAAAGCGTCTATATTCGTCCGCAGAATCGTCGCCAGGGGATCTATGGCAAGCTCTATCAAGCAGTAAAAAATATTGCCGAGAAAGACGGTGGCGCAGCTAGCTTTAGACTCTACGTTGAGCAGGAAAACAGTAAGGCACAACAAACTTACCAAGCCCTGGGTATGGAACAGAGTTACTACTTGATGTACGAAGAGAAATAACCAGACGTACAAATAGCAACGCCCTAGTCACTCCTAGGGCGTTTTTTTAGTTGTTAGCGCTAATACAAATCGTTATAACCAAAAGGTTAAGCACAAATACTGGTAACTTTAATAGCCAATCCACCTTGACTGGTTTCACGGTACTTCACGTGCATATCTTTGCCCGTTTCATACATGGTCGCGATCACCTTATCCAAGCTGACTCTAGGTTCGCTGTTACGACGCATCGCCATTCGAGTTGAGTTAATCGCTTTAACCGCTGCAATCGCATTGCGCTCGATACAGGGCACCTGAACTTGTCCAGCAACAGGATCGCAAGTCAAACCAAGGTTGTGCTCCATACCAATTTCGGCGGCGATACACACCTGAGATGGATTAGCGCCCATCAATTCAGCAAGTCCGGCAGCCGCCATTGAACAAGCCACACCCACCTCTCCTTGGCAGCCAACTTCGGCTCCTGAAATTGAAGCGTTGCGCTTGTACAAGCCACCAACCGCTGCAGCAGCGAGAAAGAATCTTGTATATTCCTTCTGACCAACAGGTTGAATGAACTTATCATAATAGGCCAGTACAGCAGGAATAATGCCCGCGGCACCGTTAGTGGGCGAAGTCACCACTCGACCACCAGCCGCATTTTCTTCGCTTACGGCAAGGGCAAACATATTGATCCAGTCAACAACCACCATAGGATCGGAAGAGAGACGTTCATTAGTGACTAACTGCCTAAACAGCGCTGGAGCACGACGCGGGACCCGAAGCGGACCAGCCAAAACGCCTTCGGTATGACAGCCGCGCTCAATTCCCTCTTTCATGGTTTGCCAGATAGCATCGAAACCTTGAGAAATGCGCTCTTCGCTATGAAATAGCTTTTCATTGGCCAGCATAATCGCACTGATACTCATACCTGTATCATCACATAATTTGAGCAGATCACTCGCATAGGCAAACGGATATGGCACCACAACCTCATTCGCAGCCGATAAGCCAAAGTGGGCCTCGTCAACAATAAAGCCACCGCCAATAGAGTAGTAGGTCTGGCTATAGACGCAGCTTTCACCAATCCAAGCACTTAGGGTCATGCCGTTTTCATGTAACGGCAAAGCGTGCTGATGAAAAACGACCGCTTCCTTTGGAAAATCAACCTTGTGCTTCTCACTACCTAAGGGTAAGGCTGAAGTGAGCTCAACTTGACGGATAAACTCAGGTGTTAAATCGATATCAACGCTTTCAGGCGTATTCCCAGCTAACCCCATAATAATGGCGGTGTCGGTATGATGCCCCTTGCCAGTTAATGATAATGAACCATAAATATCGACGGTGACAGAAGTGATATCAGTAAGCTCCCCACGTTGACGTAAATCATCAACAAAACCTTTAGCGGCCTTCATCGGCCCGACGGTATGTGAGCTGGAGGGACCCACACCTATCTTAAAAATATCAAATGCGCTAACCATAATTTACCCCAAATAAAGCAGGAAGGGCCGCTTACTTAACCTGTAAATAAGCGACCCAAAACAAACATCAAGCGAGAGATTAAGACAACATACCAAACACGATAGCTGTCATTGCCAATAGACCCGCAATGATGACGAAAATATTGCTAATACGACCGCGATACGCCTTTAACGCCGGCACCTTATAAACCGCGTACATTGGCATTAGATAGAGAATAGCCGCAATGATTGGGCCACCTAACGCTTCGATCATGCCAAGAATGCTTGGATTGATGATGGCAACGCCCCAGATAGTGAGGAACATAAAACCAAGGATGAACTTCTCAATTTTACTGTCGGCAACCTCTTTGTTAGCACTGCGTAGTTGCTTAGTAATAATCCCTTTCATCCCTTCTGTAGCCCCCATGTAATGACCAAAGAACGAAGAGACAATCGCAATCACCGCGATGATCGGGCCAAAATAGCTCACAAAACCACTAGAGTGGACGTTGGCTAAGTAAGAGAGAATAGGCAGATTCTGTGCTTTCGCTTCGGCAAGTTGCGCAGGACTTAATGACAGCACACAAGAGAAAACGAACAGCATCACAAAACCAACCAACATCAAGGTAGTGTTACGTAAAATAACGTCGGCTTTCTTTGCCGCGTTCTGACCATGTTGCTTCTTAAGTGATACAGAGAACTGAGAGATTGCTGGGGAGTGATTAAATGCAAACACCAATACAGGAATGGTTAACCAAACGGTACCGAGGAATTCTCCCGCGGCAGGCACTTGCATCAAGGCGTCGGTTTTCCAACTAGGGATAAGGTACAGCGACATGAAAGCCAAGATAGCAACCAGAGGGTAAACCAATAATTGTGTCACCTTAAGCATAAATTTCTCGCCAGCGACCATAACCGACATCATGCCCAGAATGAGCACTCCTGATAAAATGAAACGCGGTGGCGACGCCATGCCAAGCTGATTAACAATAAAGCTATCGACGGTATTGGTAATACCTACGCCATAGATCAACACGATTGGGTAGATAGCAAAGAAATAAAGCAAGGTGATCGCTTTACCTGCGCCGACACCAAAATACTCTTCAACTACATGGGTAATATCACTGCCCTGCTTTTGTGATGAACACACAAAGCGAGAAAGACCTCTATGGGCTAAATAGGTCATAGGGCCGATAATTGCAGCCATCATCACTAATGGCCAAAAGCCCCCCATTCCGGCATTGATAGGTAAAAATAGGATCCCTGCACCTACTGCAGTGCCAAACAGGCTTAACATCCAAGTGGTATCGGTGCGTGACCAACCCTGTTTGGTTGAAATCATTACTTCAGAAACGGTTGCTTCATTTTGCATAGATAAGACCTTTCGATGCTCTCGCATCTCAATGTTTCCAAGACTTCTAGTAGCAATAATCTAACTAGAAGGTCGACTAAATTCGCGCTCAGAATATAGGAGAAATGACTCGAAAAATTGATCCAACACGTTATTTTGTAGTTAAATTTCAGAATGAGCTAATGTTGTGAGCAACCTCTAAATAAGCCTGTAACTAATTTTCACATTAGCAATGAAGCCATAACCAGAGCGTACCGATCATTAACAGTTTCATCACTCAGCCCCCTTGCTACGCAGGAGATCATCGAGTACACAACATAGAAAGCACGCCGATATTTTGCTCTAAAAGCAACAGGCGCAAGAAGCCAAACGGTGCCTTATGCATTGTTCTCAGCTTTTCATGTAAAATGACGACACCACAAAGCTTCCGACTTGTATAAGTAATCAACAACTCTCTGTAAAACAACCAACAAAGGTCAACAGGCCCTAGAGATAACCGATGCCAACACTCAACAGCAAAAATACCATCCGCATTACCGTAGGATCTAAAAACCCAGTCAAAATTGGTGCAGCCAACAAGGCAATCTCATTACTATTTCCAAGTGCTCAAGTGATTTGCCAAGGCATGCACGCTCCTTCAGGCGTTGCCGACCAACCTATGACAGACTGCGAAACGAAAGCCGGCGCCATTAACCGCGCACGCTACTGCGAGCAGCAAGCACAATTAGATGCAGAGCTCAGGGCCGATCTTTATGTTGCAATGGAAGGTGGAGTCGACCGCTTTGACCACGGTGCGGCGACCTACGCTTATATGGCTGTGATCTATCAAGGAGAATTATCGATAGGACGAAGCGCCCAACTGCCGCTCCCCGAATCTGTCTATCAAGCACTCGAGGATGGTGAAGAACTCGGTCATGTGATGGACAGATTGTTTAATACTGTGAATATTAAACAAAAAGGCGGGGCGATAAGCTTATTTACCTATGGTAAGGCCAGCAGAGAAAGCGTCTATACTCAAGCAATAGTGCTTGCCATGGCACCGTTTTTAAACCCCAAGGTCTTTTGCTAGTCGAATAGATTTAAGCAGCTTAAGTTGAAGATCTTAAGCTGCGTCAGGTATTTGTAGTGGTTTTTTAGTTGCATTAGTAAAAACTTGCATTTCTAAATTAGGCCGTCTAAGTTAGATGTAAAGCGCAACTATATTTACTGATACGGATCGCCAATGTCATCGCCTTGCCAAGCCACCATAGATGAAAAGAGTCAATTGACTACGATAGAGCTGCCTCAAACCTGTTCCTCACTACGCAGTTTATCGAGATTATTAGTGAGACAATTAGGCCTGCTCAATTCAGCTTGTGGCGATCTACCTTTATCGCCGGTTCAGGCCCATGCAATGATAGAGATTGATTCACAAGAACTGTCGATCAAACAGATCTCTATGGCACTCAATATTGATAAGTCTAATGCCAGCCGAGCCGTAACCCAGTTGTGCGAAAAAGGCTATGCCAAAAGCCGCAATAATCCCCGCGACAGCCGCAGCTCTCTATGTCAGCTCACAGCCCAAGGCAAACGGCAACTCAAATGCCTTAATGAGCAGCAAAACCAGATGTTTACCCAGATACTGTCGCAATTGTCAGCCAGTCAAATCAACCAGCTGGAATCGTCATTAGCGCAATACACACGAGCGATTGACTATGCCAACATGCAGCAGGGGTACGAGATCCGCAGTATCACCCCAGAAGACAATCCGCATATTGCCAGAGTCATTCGCAATGTCTCTGCCGAGTATGGTCTAACGCCCGATAAAGGCTATGGTGTTGCCGATCCCACATTGGATGCCCTGTATCAAGTGTACGATAGGCCCAATGCTCACTATTGGGTTATTGAGTCTAAAAGTCTCATTTTAGGCGGAGCAGGCATTGCTCCACTTGATGGACACCCAAGTGTCTGCGAGTTACAAAAAATGTATTTTGACAACAAGATACGAGGCAAAGGGTTGGCTAGACGCCTAGCGCTTCAAAGCTTAGATTTCGCTCGTAACCAAGGTTATGACAGCTGCTATTTAGAAACCACGGCATGTTTAAAAGAAGCTGTGTTACTTTATGAAAATCTGGGCTTTAAGCATCTAGATAAACCACTTGGGAATACCGGGCATGATGCCTGTGAAATCCCCATGATGATTAAACTTTAACCAAAAATTTAACATAGAAATCATCGAGATAATCTATTAACAAATCGTGAAATAAATTATCTAGTGTTTCACAACAAAGCTTGCTAGCCTCAAAGGTAATCCTTGCTCATTCTGGAGATTTGAATGGACTATAGACGACTACCACATTCGAGCCTAGACGTTAGTCAGCTTTGCCTCGGCACCATGACCTGGGGCGAACAAAATACCCAAAGCGAAGCATTCGCACAACTCGATTACGCCATAGGTAAAGGGATCAACTTTATCGATACCGCCGAGATGTATCCGGTACCACCAAAAGCAGAAACTCAAGGTGAAACGGAGCGTATTCTAGGTCACTACCTTAAGTCGCGAGGTAACCGAGATAATTTGGTCATCGCCACTAAAGTTGCTGGCCCAGGTGGAAAGAGCGACGGTATCCGCGACAATATGGCGCTAGATTGGCGTAATATTCATCAAGCCGTCGATGATTCTCTCGAGCGATTACAGATAGAGACTATCGATCTGTATCAACTTCATTGGCCCGATAGAAATACCAATTTCTTCGGTGAACTCTTCTACCAGCAACAAGATTCGGAAAAACTCACCCCGATAATAGAAACCCTGGAGGCATTAGCTTCGCTCATCGCCGCGGGAAAAATTCGTTATATCGGTGTTTCAAATGAGACTCCTTGGGGTGTGATGAAGTACCTGCGACTCGCTGAAAAACATGGGCTACCGCGGATCATTAGCGTGCAGAACCCCTACAATCTGCTTAATCGTAGCTTCGAAGTGGGCATGGCAGAGATTGCTCACCGTGAAGAGTTACCGCTACTGGCCTACTCACCGTTAGCCTTTGGTGCGTTAAGCGGTAAATATATGGATGATCAATGGCCTGAAGGGGCGCGTTTGACATTGTTTAAGCGCTTCGCTCGCTATACTGGGTCAAGCATCGCACTCGAAGCAACCAAGGCTTATGTCGAACTGGCTCGTGAATTCAATCTTAGTCCGGCGCAGATGGCGTTGGCCTTCGTTAATACACGGCAATTTGTCGGCTCAAACATTATCGGGGCAACCAATCTTGAGCAGCTCAAAGAGAATATCGACAGTATCGAGGTGACGCTAAGTGCTCCTTTGCTTGCCAGACTCAATGAATTAGCAGAGCTATACCGTATTCCCTGCCCATAATCTAAGCGAACCTAGCTAAAAAGCCGCTTGCAATAGGCGCTAAGATCTCCCAAGATCTTAGCGCCTATTATTTATTATCCTTGGACCCATCGATGGACGTGAACCTACTGCGTGAGCAGTTTCCTGCACTTGCCCAAACATTAGAGGGCTATCCTCTATGTTACCTTGATACTGCGGCCACTAGCCAAAAGCCAAAGCAAGTACTCGATGCCATAGCAAACTACTATCAATATGATAACGCCAATGTCCATCGAGCGGCCCATCAGTTATCGACTCGAGCGACGATAAGATATGAGGCTGTGCGCGACAGCGTACAAGCATTTATTCATGCTAAACGGCGCGAAGAGATCATCTTCACCCATGGCACTACCGAGGGCATCAATATGATTGCCCACGGTCTGAGCCAACAAGTCAAAGAAGGCGATATGATCTTAATCGATACCGCGGCCCATCACGCCAACATCGTACCTTGGCAGATGCTGGCTCAGCACACTGGCGCCATCATAAAACCCATTCCACTCGATGATCAGCTGAGAATCGATCACAAGGCTTATCTTCAGTTACTTAAAGCGCAGCCCGTAATTGTGGCACTTTGTCACGTATCCAATGTGCTGGGCACGGTAAACCCAGTCAAACAGATGGTGGCGCAAGCAAAAGCGGTCGGTGCGATAACGGTTATCGATGGCGCTCAAGCGATTGCTCATATGGAAGTAGATGTGCAGCAGATTGATTGTGACTTCTATCTGTTCTCTGGTCATAAGATGTATGGTCCTACTGGAGTCGGTATTCTTTTTGGTCGTTATCGGCAGCTCGATAAACTTGCCCCCCTACTCACTGGCGGAGAGATGATCACCAGCGTGAGCTTCGAAAACACCGAGTTTAATGTTCTGCCTAATCGCCTCGAAGCAGGAACGCCACCCATAAGCGAAGTGATCGGCCTCGGTGAAGCCATCAGTTTTATCAACGCCTTACCAAAAGAAGAAACCCAAACACGAGAAGCAGAGCTACTTGCCTATCTACATACGTCACTGCGTGGCCTTGGGGATATCACTCTTTACGGCGCCCATGATGACAACCTTGGCGCAGTCGCCTTTAATCTGGCCGACGAACACCATCAAGATGTGGGAATACTGCTCGATCAACAAGGCGTTGCAGTGCGCTGTGGCCATCACTGCGCCATGCCACTGATGCAATCTTTGAATATTAAAGGTTGCTGCCGCGCATCGATTGGGGTTTACACCAATATCGACGATATCGATCGCTTTATCGATGCGCTAAAATCGGTCAAAGAACTGCTACTCTAAAGTAGAATAAGCAAGCACTAAAAAAAACCGTTAACGGCCAAAATGAGCCCGTCGCGATCGAGCAAGGATATTCATGAGTTCATCCCAAATTCCACAGCCAGCAAGGGCGCAATTTCTTGCATTAACCTTCGACAGTGAAGCGATATTGGCGCGCTTCAAGCACGCCGCAAACTGGCAGGAGCGTTATAGGGAAATAATGCTACTGGGAAAAACCTTACCTAAACTCGATGACGCCTTACGTGTTGAACAGGCGCAAGTGCGTGGCTGTGAAAGCAGCGCTTGGCTTTATCACTGTAATATCGAAGGAAAAAACTACTATTTAGCCGACAGCGATGCACGTATTGTTAAAGGCCTTATCGCATTACTGTTGGCGGTGACACACGGACAGAGTGCACAAACCATCGCCGCCTTAGATATCTATGCCTATTTCGATGAATTAGGGTTAACGGGTCAACTGAGTCCATCGAGAACCAACGGTTTATTCGCCTTAGCCACGGCCATCAAATCCGAGGCCAAATGAACGCTATTTTTATCTCGCTATAATTGATCTCTTTACAATATTGGTATTTAGTTAAGCGTGAGCCTTCACAAAAAATTCACGCTCTTACAAAAATAATATAGACATTCCGCTTCGATTAGAGAGCACTCTAATCGCCTAATGTTGCGGCACGTACTTGGAA
Protein-coding sequences here:
- a CDS encoding dicarboxylate/amino acid:cation symporter, which translates into the protein MSQQSSSWLGRVWSGWMSVPLWLQILIGMILGIVVGIGLGEQAVVLKPIGTLFVNTIKMLIVPLVFCSLIVGVTSMQDTAKMGRIGFKSFAFYLGTTSIAITLGLAIGYIMQPGAGLHMTSDLGVAVAKEVPSVMETLINIVPTNPIAALANGQILQVIVFAVALGISLVLIGDHGKPAIKVFESLAEAMYKLTDMVMKLAPYGVFGLMAWVAGQYGVDMLAPLLKVIIAVYVGCALHIIGFYSLLLSTVAKLNPLQFFKGIRSALAVAYTTSSSAGTLPASMKCASESLGVNKKISSFVLPLGTTINMDGTALYQGVTALFVAQAFGIDLTWVDYITIILTATLASIGTAGVPGAGLVMLTLVLTTVGLPLEGVALIAGIDRVLDMARTVVNVSGDLVATTIIAKSENELDVEHYNADAEQSQILAERLES
- a CDS encoding DUF4234 domain-containing protein, with the translated sequence MKHEQPQKPLRTRNKDKAASRKNHCNISCIEAYRFQLDKIEHHWHFLLTLVTFGVWGLVWWQIILRSQGKQGQFFHGFDDAYWSHLIEREQPPAALHTLEFDKPKPSYQFEA
- a CDS encoding GNAT family N-acetyltransferase — encoded protein: MQIRKGQQADLSALVQFNQAMANETEGLQLDEQILSKGVKTLLDHPEKGFYLVAEQAGEILGSLMVTYEWSDWRAKDYYWIQSVYIRPQNRRQGIYGKLYQAVKNIAEKDGGAASFRLYVEQENSKAQQTYQALGMEQSYYLMYEEK
- a CDS encoding L-serine ammonia-lyase, translated to MVSAFDIFKIGVGPSSSHTVGPMKAAKGFVDDLRQRGELTDITSVTVDIYGSLSLTGKGHHTDTAIIMGLAGNTPESVDIDLTPEFIRQVELTSALPLGSEKHKVDFPKEAVVFHQHALPLHENGMTLSAWIGESCVYSQTYYSIGGGFIVDEAHFGLSAANEVVVPYPFAYASDLLKLCDDTGMSISAIMLANEKLFHSEERISQGFDAIWQTMKEGIERGCHTEGVLAGPLRVPRRAPALFRQLVTNERLSSDPMVVVDWINMFALAVSEENAAGGRVVTSPTNGAAGIIPAVLAYYDKFIQPVGQKEYTRFFLAAAAVGGLYKRNASISGAEVGCQGEVGVACSMAAAGLAELMGANPSQVCIAAEIGMEHNLGLTCDPVAGQVQVPCIERNAIAAVKAINSTRMAMRRNSEPRVSLDKVIATMYETGKDMHVKYRETSQGGLAIKVTSICA
- a CDS encoding aromatic amino acid transport family protein is translated as MQNEATVSEVMISTKQGWSRTDTTWMLSLFGTAVGAGILFLPINAGMGGFWPLVMMAAIIGPMTYLAHRGLSRFVCSSQKQGSDITHVVEEYFGVGAGKAITLLYFFAIYPIVLIYGVGITNTVDSFIVNQLGMASPPRFILSGVLILGMMSVMVAGEKFMLKVTQLLVYPLVAILAFMSLYLIPSWKTDALMQVPAAGEFLGTVWLTIPVLVFAFNHSPAISQFSVSLKKQHGQNAAKKADVILRNTTLMLVGFVMLFVFSCVLSLSPAQLAEAKAQNLPILSYLANVHSSGFVSYFGPIIAVIAIVSSFFGHYMGATEGMKGIITKQLRSANKEVADSKIEKFILGFMFLTIWGVAIINPSILGMIEALGGPIIAAILYLMPMYAVYKVPALKAYRGRISNIFVIIAGLLAMTAIVFGMLS
- the yjjX gene encoding inosine/xanthosine triphosphatase — its product is MPTLNSKNTIRITVGSKNPVKIGAANKAISLLFPSAQVICQGMHAPSGVADQPMTDCETKAGAINRARYCEQQAQLDAELRADLYVAMEGGVDRFDHGAATYAYMAVIYQGELSIGRSAQLPLPESVYQALEDGEELGHVMDRLFNTVNIKQKGGAISLFTYGKASRESVYTQAIVLAMAPFLNPKVFC
- a CDS encoding bifunctional helix-turn-helix transcriptional regulator/GNAT family N-acetyltransferase, whose translation is MSSPCQATIDEKSQLTTIELPQTCSSLRSLSRLLVRQLGLLNSACGDLPLSPVQAHAMIEIDSQELSIKQISMALNIDKSNASRAVTQLCEKGYAKSRNNPRDSRSSLCQLTAQGKRQLKCLNEQQNQMFTQILSQLSASQINQLESSLAQYTRAIDYANMQQGYEIRSITPEDNPHIARVIRNVSAEYGLTPDKGYGVADPTLDALYQVYDRPNAHYWVIESKSLILGGAGIAPLDGHPSVCELQKMYFDNKIRGKGLARRLALQSLDFARNQGYDSCYLETTACLKEAVLLYENLGFKHLDKPLGNTGHDACEIPMMIKL
- a CDS encoding NADP(H)-dependent aldo-keto reductase; this encodes MDYRRLPHSSLDVSQLCLGTMTWGEQNTQSEAFAQLDYAIGKGINFIDTAEMYPVPPKAETQGETERILGHYLKSRGNRDNLVIATKVAGPGGKSDGIRDNMALDWRNIHQAVDDSLERLQIETIDLYQLHWPDRNTNFFGELFYQQQDSEKLTPIIETLEALASLIAAGKIRYIGVSNETPWGVMKYLRLAEKHGLPRIISVQNPYNLLNRSFEVGMAEIAHREELPLLAYSPLAFGALSGKYMDDQWPEGARLTLFKRFARYTGSSIALEATKAYVELAREFNLSPAQMALAFVNTRQFVGSNIIGATNLEQLKENIDSIEVTLSAPLLARLNELAELYRIPCP
- a CDS encoding aminotransferase class V-fold PLP-dependent enzyme produces the protein MDVNLLREQFPALAQTLEGYPLCYLDTAATSQKPKQVLDAIANYYQYDNANVHRAAHQLSTRATIRYEAVRDSVQAFIHAKRREEIIFTHGTTEGINMIAHGLSQQVKEGDMILIDTAAHHANIVPWQMLAQHTGAIIKPIPLDDQLRIDHKAYLQLLKAQPVIVALCHVSNVLGTVNPVKQMVAQAKAVGAITVIDGAQAIAHMEVDVQQIDCDFYLFSGHKMYGPTGVGILFGRYRQLDKLAPLLTGGEMITSVSFENTEFNVLPNRLEAGTPPISEVIGLGEAISFINALPKEETQTREAELLAYLHTSLRGLGDITLYGAHDDNLGAVAFNLADEHHQDVGILLDQQGVAVRCGHHCAMPLMQSLNIKGCCRASIGVYTNIDDIDRFIDALKSVKELLL
- a CDS encoding SufE family protein, whose translation is MSSSQIPQPARAQFLALTFDSEAILARFKHAANWQERYREIMLLGKTLPKLDDALRVEQAQVRGCESSAWLYHCNIEGKNYYLADSDARIVKGLIALLLAVTHGQSAQTIAALDIYAYFDELGLTGQLSPSRTNGLFALATAIKSEAK